One segment of Trachemys scripta elegans isolate TJP31775 chromosome 1, CAS_Tse_1.0, whole genome shotgun sequence DNA contains the following:
- the POU4F1 gene encoding LOW QUALITY PROTEIN: POU domain, class 4, transcription factor 1 (The sequence of the model RefSeq protein was modified relative to this genomic sequence to represent the inferred CDS: inserted 2 bases in 1 codon), which yields MMSMNSKQPHFAMHPTLPEHKYPSLHSSSEAIRRACLPTPPLQSNIFASLDETLLARAEALAAVDIAVSQGKSHPFKPDATYHTMNSVPCTSTSTVPLAHHHHHHHHHHQALEPGDLLDHITSPSLALMAGGGGHEGAGGGGGGGGGGGGGGGGGGGXGGGLISTSAHPHSHMHGLGHLSHPAAMNMPSGLPHPGLVAAHHGAAGQVASAVVGAAGLASICDSDTDPRELEAFAERFKQRRIKLGVTQADVGSALANLKIPGVGSLSQSTICRFESLTLSHNNMIALKPILQAWLEEAEGAQREKMNKPELFNGGEKKRKRTSIAAPEKRSLEAYFAVQPRPSSEKIAAIAEKLDLKKNVVRVWFCNQRQKQKRMKFSATY from the exons ATGATGTCCATGAACAGCAAACAGCCGCATTTTGCCATGCATCCCACCCTACCTGAACACAAGTACCCCTCGCTGCACTCCAGCTCGGAAGCAATAAGAAGAGCCTGTCTACCAACTCCACCG TTGCAGAGCAATATCTTCGCCAGCCTGGATGAGACCCTGCTGGCCCGGGCCGAGGCTCTGGCGGCCGTCGACATCGCCGTGTCCCAGGGCAAGAGCCACCCGTTCAAGCCGGACGCCACCTACCACACCATGAACAGCGTGCCGTGCACCTCCACCTCCACCGTGCCGCTGGcgcatcaccaccaccaccaccaccatcaccaccaggCGCTGGAGCCCGGGGACCTGCTGGACCACATCACCTCCCCGTCGCTGGCGCTCATGGCCGGCGGCGGGGGGCACGAAGGGGCCGGCGGGGGCGGAGGAGGCggcggaggaggagggggaggcggcggaggcggcggcgg gggggggggcttGATCTCCACCTCGGCCCATCCCCACTCGCACATGCACGGCCTGGGCCACCTGTCGCACCCGGCCGCCATGAACATGCCCTCGGGCCTGCCCCATCCGGGGCTGGTGGCCGCTCACCACGGCGCGGCGGGGCAGGTGGCCTCGGCGGTGGTGGGGGCGGCCGGCCTGGCCTCCATCTGCGACTCGGACACGGACCCCCGCGAGCTGGAGGCCTTCGCCGAGCGCTTCAAGCAGCGGCGGATCAAGCTGGGCGTGACCCAGGCCGACGTGGGCTCGGCCCTAGCCAACCTGAAGATCCCGGGCGTGGGCTCGCTGAGCCAGAGCACCATCTGCCGCTTCGAGTCGCTCACCCTGTCCCACAACAACATGATCGCGCTCAAGCCCATCCTGcaggcctggctggaggaggccGAGGGCGCCCAGCGCGAGAAAATGAACAAGCCCGAGCTCTTCAACGGGGGCGAGAAGAAGCGCAAGCGGACTTCCATCGCCGCCCCGGAGAAGCGCTCCCTGGAGGCGTACTTCGCCGTGCAGCCCCGGCCCTCCTCCGAGAAGATCGCCGCCATCGCCGAGAAATTGGACCTGAAAAAGAACGTGGTGCGGGTTTGGTTTTGCAACCAGAGACAGAAGCAAAAAAGGATGAAATTTTCCGCCACCTACTAA